A single window of Eucalyptus grandis isolate ANBG69807.140 chromosome 1, ASM1654582v1, whole genome shotgun sequence DNA harbors:
- the LOC104448559 gene encoding U-box domain-containing protein 32 isoform X3, translating into MGSVGEIEAAAAGGADTVFVAVGRDVEEGKATLRWALRHFPGKRIRLLHVQQPTRNTEFAASKPKQCAVYDLHEVEMRKMPEVLNEYLVFLAQAGVVDLDKVWIETDSIEKGILESISRYNIRWLVIGAAADKDNSKLDSRKAVFICQNAPDFSQIWFICKGCLIYTKIIQRSRSGEVSIKQLARSFSSLELFDGYIDKSEDDRGPVLRRLRSQCLEQPENKKIQGQPAGGLYCRLEQAIVDGKSSRPQEFEEALDAKMKALTLSHSVYPAQSVEILYNKEVNERKELEKMLGSKRQQLDRVKNQYHKTTRELLTVREQNSILEKRAQKSKLEVKELEEKFQSAVELLITFKERRDKLRVEHQDALKDVRDLRRSAQVGTPSLCGPQILSFSFAEIVEATHNFDPSQRIGEGKYGTVYKGLLRHLHVAIRMLPSFGSAGAVDFQRRVEVLSRVRHPNLVTLIGTCPESQSLVFEYLKAGSLDKRLSCKGKSKTPPLTWNIRTQIATDICSALVYLHSHKPPIIHGNLKSSKVLLNANFVAKVGDLGIYCLVPKNENSKIAKSDAESDSEVTSLYEDPEFLVSGQLTPESDVYSFGIILLQLVTGKSSLSIVKDVKCALDKGNFDKVVDFSAGDCPLDQAKWLAQLGLRCCERNKLDRPDLVSEISSVIESIRALSIESASSSRSKEPGKTPAHFVCPIYQEVMKDPLIAADGFTYEAEAIHGWLLSGHNTSPMTNLKLEHNDLVPNHALLYAIQEWQELL; encoded by the exons ATGGGGAGCGTCGGAGAGatcgaggcggcggcggcgggcggcgcggaCACCGTCTTCGTCGCGGTGGGCCGGGACGTCGAGGAGGGCAAGGCGACGCTGCGTTGGGCGCTGCGGCACTTCCCCGGGAAGCGGATTCGCTTGCTCCACGTGCAGCAGCCGACGA GAAACACCGAGTTTGCCGCCAGTAAACCAAAACAGTGTGCAGTTTACGATTTGCATGAAGTTGAGATGCGGAAAATGCCTGAAGTTCTTAATGAGTACCTTGTGTTTCTTGCTCAGGCAGGAGTG GTAGACTTGGATAAAGTTTGGATCGAGACGGACAGCATTGAGAAGGGAATCCTAGAAAGTATTTCTCGATACAATATTAGATGGCTCGTGATAGGAGCAGCAGCTGATAAAGACAATTCTAA GTTGGACTCCAGAAAAGCTGTATTTATTTGCCAGAATGCACCAGATTTCTCTCAGATTTGGTTCATTTGCAAGGGTTGCCTCATATACACAAA GATCATTCAGCGATCAAGATCTGGGGAGGTCAGCATTAAACAATTGGCAAGGAGTTTTAGCAGTTTGGAATTGTTTGATGGGTACATTGATAAGAGCGAAGATGACAGAGGACCAGTGCTGAGAAGGCTCAGGTCACAGTGTTTAGAACAACCAGAG AACAAGAAAATTCAAGGGCAACCTGCTGGAGGCCTCTATTGTAGATTGGAACAGGCAATTGTGGATGGTAAGAGTTCCAGGCCACAAGAGTTTGAGGAGGCACTGGATGCTAAAATGAAGGCTCTAACTCTCTCTCACTCTGTGTATCCG GCCCAGTCAGtggaaattttatataataaggAGGTGAATGAAAGAAAGGAGTTGGAGAAAATGCTGGGAAGCAAAAGACAACAATTGGATAGGGTGAAAAACCAGTACCATAAGACAACAAGAGAACTCCTAACAGTTCGGGAACAGAACTCAATACTCGAGAAACGAGCTCAAAAATCCAAGTTGGAGGTGAAGGAGCTGGAGGAGAAGTTCCAATCAGCTGTGGAACTCTTGATAACTTTCAAGGAGAGACGAGACAAACTACGTGTTGAGCATCAAGATGCCCTGAAGGATGTAAGAGATCTGAGGAGATCAGCACAAGTTGGAACTCCAAGCTTGTGTGGCCCACAGatcctctccttttcttttgctgagaTTGTTGAGGCAACACACAATTTTGATCCATCTCAAAGGATTGGAGAAGGAAAATATGGAACTGTTTATAAAGGCCTACTTCGACATTTACATGTCGCTATAAGGATGCTGCCCTCTTTTGGTTCTGCAGGAGCAGTGGATTTCCAACGCAGG GTTGAGGTGTTAAGTAGGGTGAGGCATCCAAATTTGGTCACACTTATCGGAACATGTCCAGAATCTCAGTCACTTGTATTCGAATACCTAAAAGCTGGCAGCCTCGACAAACGTCTTTCATGCAAAGGCAAAAGCAAAACTCCCCCACTTACATGGAATATTCGAACCCAAATTGCCACTGATATTTGCTCTGCACTTGTCTACCTTCACTCCCATAAGCCTCCAATTATTCATGGGAATTTAAAATCCTCCAAAGTCCTCCTCAATGCCAATTTTGTAGCGAAAGTTGGTGACCTTGGCATCTATTGCTTAGTTCCCAAGAATGAAAATTCTAAGATCGCTAAATCAGATGCTGAGAGTGATTCTGAGGTCACTTCACTTTACGAGGATCCAGAATTTTTAGTGAGTGGACAGCTTACTCCTGAATCAGACGTGTATTCTTTTGGAATCATCTTGTTGCAGCTTGTGACTGGAAAATCATCTTTAAGCATTGTGAAAGATGTGAAATGTGCACTAGATAAGGGAAATTTCGATAAAGTAGTTGACTTTTCAGCTGGGGACTGCCCACTCGATCAAGCCAAATGGTTGGCTCAATTGGGCTTGAGGTGCTGTGAACGGAACAAGCTGGACCGCCCAGACCTTGTATCGGAAATTTCCAGTGTGATCGAGTCAATAAGGGCTTTATCTATTGAATCAGCATCAAGTTCTCGTTCGAAGGAGCCTGGCAAAACACCCGCTCATTTTGTCTGTCCCATTTATCAG GAAGTCATGAAAGATCCACTTATAGCAGCTGATGGATTTACATATGAAGCAGAAGCAATACATGGATGGTTGCTAAGTGGTCACAACACTTCCCCGATGACCAATCTCAAGTTGGAGCACAACGACTTAGTCCCAAACCACGCCCTGCTCTATGCAATTCAAGAATGGCAAGAGCTACTGTAA
- the LOC104448559 gene encoding U-box domain-containing protein 32 isoform X1, protein MGSVGEIEAAAAGGADTVFVAVGRDVEEGKATLRWALRHFPGKRIRLLHVQQPTRNTEFAASKPKQCAVYDLHEVEMRKMPEVLNEYLVFLAQAGVVDLDKVWIETDSIEKGILESISRYNIRWLVIGAAADKDNSKLDSRKAVFICQNAPDFSQIWFICKGCLIYTNTRQPECLKSERPTFKQKSLDRLMNPECRIIQRSRSGEVSIKQLARSFSSLELFDGYIDKSEDDRGPVLRRLRSQCLEQPENKKIQGQPAGGLYCRLEQAIVDGKSSRPQEFEEALDAKMKALTLSHSVYPAQSVEILYNKEVNERKELEKMLGSKRQQLDRVKNQYHKTTRELLTVREQNSILEKRAQKSKLEVKELEEKFQSAVELLITFKERRDKLRVEHQDALKDVRDLRRSAQVGTPSLCGPQILSFSFAEIVEATHNFDPSQRIGEGKYGTVYKGLLRHLHVAIRMLPSFGSAGAVDFQRRVEVLSRVRHPNLVTLIGTCPESQSLVFEYLKAGSLDKRLSCKGKSKTPPLTWNIRTQIATDICSALVYLHSHKPPIIHGNLKSSKVLLNANFVAKVGDLGIYCLVPKNENSKIAKSDAESDSEVTSLYEDPEFLVSGQLTPESDVYSFGIILLQLVTGKSSLSIVKDVKCALDKGNFDKVVDFSAGDCPLDQAKWLAQLGLRCCERNKLDRPDLVSEISSVIESIRALSIESASSSRSKEPGKTPAHFVCPIYQEVMKDPLIAADGFTYEAEAIHGWLLSGHNTSPMTNLKLEHNDLVPNHALLYAIQEWQELL, encoded by the exons ATGGGGAGCGTCGGAGAGatcgaggcggcggcggcgggcggcgcggaCACCGTCTTCGTCGCGGTGGGCCGGGACGTCGAGGAGGGCAAGGCGACGCTGCGTTGGGCGCTGCGGCACTTCCCCGGGAAGCGGATTCGCTTGCTCCACGTGCAGCAGCCGACGA GAAACACCGAGTTTGCCGCCAGTAAACCAAAACAGTGTGCAGTTTACGATTTGCATGAAGTTGAGATGCGGAAAATGCCTGAAGTTCTTAATGAGTACCTTGTGTTTCTTGCTCAGGCAGGAGTG GTAGACTTGGATAAAGTTTGGATCGAGACGGACAGCATTGAGAAGGGAATCCTAGAAAGTATTTCTCGATACAATATTAGATGGCTCGTGATAGGAGCAGCAGCTGATAAAGACAATTCTAA GTTGGACTCCAGAAAAGCTGTATTTATTTGCCAGAATGCACCAGATTTCTCTCAGATTTGGTTCATTTGCAAGGGTTGCCTCATATACACAAA CACCAGGCAGCCAGAATGCTTGAAATCAGAACGTCCAACTTTTAAGCAAAAATCTCTTGATCGGCTCATGAATCCAGAATGCAGGATCATTCAGCGATCAAGATCTGGGGAGGTCAGCATTAAACAATTGGCAAGGAGTTTTAGCAGTTTGGAATTGTTTGATGGGTACATTGATAAGAGCGAAGATGACAGAGGACCAGTGCTGAGAAGGCTCAGGTCACAGTGTTTAGAACAACCAGAG AACAAGAAAATTCAAGGGCAACCTGCTGGAGGCCTCTATTGTAGATTGGAACAGGCAATTGTGGATGGTAAGAGTTCCAGGCCACAAGAGTTTGAGGAGGCACTGGATGCTAAAATGAAGGCTCTAACTCTCTCTCACTCTGTGTATCCG GCCCAGTCAGtggaaattttatataataaggAGGTGAATGAAAGAAAGGAGTTGGAGAAAATGCTGGGAAGCAAAAGACAACAATTGGATAGGGTGAAAAACCAGTACCATAAGACAACAAGAGAACTCCTAACAGTTCGGGAACAGAACTCAATACTCGAGAAACGAGCTCAAAAATCCAAGTTGGAGGTGAAGGAGCTGGAGGAGAAGTTCCAATCAGCTGTGGAACTCTTGATAACTTTCAAGGAGAGACGAGACAAACTACGTGTTGAGCATCAAGATGCCCTGAAGGATGTAAGAGATCTGAGGAGATCAGCACAAGTTGGAACTCCAAGCTTGTGTGGCCCACAGatcctctccttttcttttgctgagaTTGTTGAGGCAACACACAATTTTGATCCATCTCAAAGGATTGGAGAAGGAAAATATGGAACTGTTTATAAAGGCCTACTTCGACATTTACATGTCGCTATAAGGATGCTGCCCTCTTTTGGTTCTGCAGGAGCAGTGGATTTCCAACGCAGG GTTGAGGTGTTAAGTAGGGTGAGGCATCCAAATTTGGTCACACTTATCGGAACATGTCCAGAATCTCAGTCACTTGTATTCGAATACCTAAAAGCTGGCAGCCTCGACAAACGTCTTTCATGCAAAGGCAAAAGCAAAACTCCCCCACTTACATGGAATATTCGAACCCAAATTGCCACTGATATTTGCTCTGCACTTGTCTACCTTCACTCCCATAAGCCTCCAATTATTCATGGGAATTTAAAATCCTCCAAAGTCCTCCTCAATGCCAATTTTGTAGCGAAAGTTGGTGACCTTGGCATCTATTGCTTAGTTCCCAAGAATGAAAATTCTAAGATCGCTAAATCAGATGCTGAGAGTGATTCTGAGGTCACTTCACTTTACGAGGATCCAGAATTTTTAGTGAGTGGACAGCTTACTCCTGAATCAGACGTGTATTCTTTTGGAATCATCTTGTTGCAGCTTGTGACTGGAAAATCATCTTTAAGCATTGTGAAAGATGTGAAATGTGCACTAGATAAGGGAAATTTCGATAAAGTAGTTGACTTTTCAGCTGGGGACTGCCCACTCGATCAAGCCAAATGGTTGGCTCAATTGGGCTTGAGGTGCTGTGAACGGAACAAGCTGGACCGCCCAGACCTTGTATCGGAAATTTCCAGTGTGATCGAGTCAATAAGGGCTTTATCTATTGAATCAGCATCAAGTTCTCGTTCGAAGGAGCCTGGCAAAACACCCGCTCATTTTGTCTGTCCCATTTATCAG GAAGTCATGAAAGATCCACTTATAGCAGCTGATGGATTTACATATGAAGCAGAAGCAATACATGGATGGTTGCTAAGTGGTCACAACACTTCCCCGATGACCAATCTCAAGTTGGAGCACAACGACTTAGTCCCAAACCACGCCCTGCTCTATGCAATTCAAGAATGGCAAGAGCTACTGTAA
- the LOC104448559 gene encoding U-box domain-containing protein 32 isoform X2, producing MGSVGEIEAAAAGGADTVFVAVGRDVEEGKATLRWALRHFPGKRIRLLHVQQPTRNTEFAASKPKQCAVYDLHEVEMRKMPEVLNEYLVFLAQAGVVDLDKVWIETDSIEKGILESISRYNIRWLVIGAAADKDNSKLDSRKAVFICQNAPDFSQIWFICKGCLIYTKQPECLKSERPTFKQKSLDRLMNPECRIIQRSRSGEVSIKQLARSFSSLELFDGYIDKSEDDRGPVLRRLRSQCLEQPENKKIQGQPAGGLYCRLEQAIVDGKSSRPQEFEEALDAKMKALTLSHSVYPAQSVEILYNKEVNERKELEKMLGSKRQQLDRVKNQYHKTTRELLTVREQNSILEKRAQKSKLEVKELEEKFQSAVELLITFKERRDKLRVEHQDALKDVRDLRRSAQVGTPSLCGPQILSFSFAEIVEATHNFDPSQRIGEGKYGTVYKGLLRHLHVAIRMLPSFGSAGAVDFQRRVEVLSRVRHPNLVTLIGTCPESQSLVFEYLKAGSLDKRLSCKGKSKTPPLTWNIRTQIATDICSALVYLHSHKPPIIHGNLKSSKVLLNANFVAKVGDLGIYCLVPKNENSKIAKSDAESDSEVTSLYEDPEFLVSGQLTPESDVYSFGIILLQLVTGKSSLSIVKDVKCALDKGNFDKVVDFSAGDCPLDQAKWLAQLGLRCCERNKLDRPDLVSEISSVIESIRALSIESASSSRSKEPGKTPAHFVCPIYQEVMKDPLIAADGFTYEAEAIHGWLLSGHNTSPMTNLKLEHNDLVPNHALLYAIQEWQELL from the exons ATGGGGAGCGTCGGAGAGatcgaggcggcggcggcgggcggcgcggaCACCGTCTTCGTCGCGGTGGGCCGGGACGTCGAGGAGGGCAAGGCGACGCTGCGTTGGGCGCTGCGGCACTTCCCCGGGAAGCGGATTCGCTTGCTCCACGTGCAGCAGCCGACGA GAAACACCGAGTTTGCCGCCAGTAAACCAAAACAGTGTGCAGTTTACGATTTGCATGAAGTTGAGATGCGGAAAATGCCTGAAGTTCTTAATGAGTACCTTGTGTTTCTTGCTCAGGCAGGAGTG GTAGACTTGGATAAAGTTTGGATCGAGACGGACAGCATTGAGAAGGGAATCCTAGAAAGTATTTCTCGATACAATATTAGATGGCTCGTGATAGGAGCAGCAGCTGATAAAGACAATTCTAA GTTGGACTCCAGAAAAGCTGTATTTATTTGCCAGAATGCACCAGATTTCTCTCAGATTTGGTTCATTTGCAAGGGTTGCCTCATATACACAAA GCAGCCAGAATGCTTGAAATCAGAACGTCCAACTTTTAAGCAAAAATCTCTTGATCGGCTCATGAATCCAGAATGCAGGATCATTCAGCGATCAAGATCTGGGGAGGTCAGCATTAAACAATTGGCAAGGAGTTTTAGCAGTTTGGAATTGTTTGATGGGTACATTGATAAGAGCGAAGATGACAGAGGACCAGTGCTGAGAAGGCTCAGGTCACAGTGTTTAGAACAACCAGAG AACAAGAAAATTCAAGGGCAACCTGCTGGAGGCCTCTATTGTAGATTGGAACAGGCAATTGTGGATGGTAAGAGTTCCAGGCCACAAGAGTTTGAGGAGGCACTGGATGCTAAAATGAAGGCTCTAACTCTCTCTCACTCTGTGTATCCG GCCCAGTCAGtggaaattttatataataaggAGGTGAATGAAAGAAAGGAGTTGGAGAAAATGCTGGGAAGCAAAAGACAACAATTGGATAGGGTGAAAAACCAGTACCATAAGACAACAAGAGAACTCCTAACAGTTCGGGAACAGAACTCAATACTCGAGAAACGAGCTCAAAAATCCAAGTTGGAGGTGAAGGAGCTGGAGGAGAAGTTCCAATCAGCTGTGGAACTCTTGATAACTTTCAAGGAGAGACGAGACAAACTACGTGTTGAGCATCAAGATGCCCTGAAGGATGTAAGAGATCTGAGGAGATCAGCACAAGTTGGAACTCCAAGCTTGTGTGGCCCACAGatcctctccttttcttttgctgagaTTGTTGAGGCAACACACAATTTTGATCCATCTCAAAGGATTGGAGAAGGAAAATATGGAACTGTTTATAAAGGCCTACTTCGACATTTACATGTCGCTATAAGGATGCTGCCCTCTTTTGGTTCTGCAGGAGCAGTGGATTTCCAACGCAGG GTTGAGGTGTTAAGTAGGGTGAGGCATCCAAATTTGGTCACACTTATCGGAACATGTCCAGAATCTCAGTCACTTGTATTCGAATACCTAAAAGCTGGCAGCCTCGACAAACGTCTTTCATGCAAAGGCAAAAGCAAAACTCCCCCACTTACATGGAATATTCGAACCCAAATTGCCACTGATATTTGCTCTGCACTTGTCTACCTTCACTCCCATAAGCCTCCAATTATTCATGGGAATTTAAAATCCTCCAAAGTCCTCCTCAATGCCAATTTTGTAGCGAAAGTTGGTGACCTTGGCATCTATTGCTTAGTTCCCAAGAATGAAAATTCTAAGATCGCTAAATCAGATGCTGAGAGTGATTCTGAGGTCACTTCACTTTACGAGGATCCAGAATTTTTAGTGAGTGGACAGCTTACTCCTGAATCAGACGTGTATTCTTTTGGAATCATCTTGTTGCAGCTTGTGACTGGAAAATCATCTTTAAGCATTGTGAAAGATGTGAAATGTGCACTAGATAAGGGAAATTTCGATAAAGTAGTTGACTTTTCAGCTGGGGACTGCCCACTCGATCAAGCCAAATGGTTGGCTCAATTGGGCTTGAGGTGCTGTGAACGGAACAAGCTGGACCGCCCAGACCTTGTATCGGAAATTTCCAGTGTGATCGAGTCAATAAGGGCTTTATCTATTGAATCAGCATCAAGTTCTCGTTCGAAGGAGCCTGGCAAAACACCCGCTCATTTTGTCTGTCCCATTTATCAG GAAGTCATGAAAGATCCACTTATAGCAGCTGATGGATTTACATATGAAGCAGAAGCAATACATGGATGGTTGCTAAGTGGTCACAACACTTCCCCGATGACCAATCTCAAGTTGGAGCACAACGACTTAGTCCCAAACCACGCCCTGCTCTATGCAATTCAAGAATGGCAAGAGCTACTGTAA